Proteins encoded together in one Scheffersomyces stipitis CBS 6054 chromosome 5, complete sequence window:
- the URA4 gene encoding Dihydroorotase (Third step in pyrimidine biosynthesis pathway~go_function hydrolase activity~go_function hydrolase activity) yields MSVPTEIELGITADLHVHLREGAMMELITPTVKQGGFSIAYVMPNLVPPVTSIERVTTYHESLKKLSPTTTFLMSFYLSKELTPELIEEAGSKKIIYGIKCYPAGVTTNSKFGVDPNDFSSFYPIFEVMQKHGLVLNIHGEKPAVKNTTQSEEDDIHVLNAEPKFLPALRKLHQDFPKLKIVLEHCTTSDAVALIRELNKDTKPEDEVYVAGTITAHHLSLTIDNWAGNPINFCKPVAKLPKDKRALVEAATSGERWFFFGSDSAPHPIEAKSTHVGVCAGVYTQSHALGYLADVFEESNKLENLVKFASTNGLGFYAQPQILEQAAKLDKQRAWVVKRPVQVPEVIANSQLRVVPFRAGETLNWAVEWR; encoded by the coding sequence ATGTCTGTACCTACTGAGATTGAATTAGGAATCACTGCTGATTTGCATGTTCACTTACGTGAAGGTGCCATGATGGAGTTGATCACTCCTACAGTAAAGCAGGGTGGATTTTCCATTGCATACGTCATGCCCAACTTGGTCCCTCCAGTGACTAGTATTGAGAGAGTGACTACCTACCACGAactgttgaagaaattgagtCCTACCACGACCTTCTTGATGTCGTTCTATTTAAGCAAGGAATTGACACCAGAGTTGATCGAAGAGGCAGGCTCTAAGAAGATTATCTATGGTATCAAGTGCTATCCTGCTGGAGTCACCACCAATTCTAAGTTTGGAGTTGATCCCAACGACTTTTCATCGTTCTATCCTATATTTGAAGTAATGCAAAAACATGGTTTGGTGTTGAACATCCATGGAGAAAAGCCTGCTGTCAAGAATACTACGcaatctgaagaagatgacaTTCATGTGTTAAATGCGGAACCAAAGTTCTTGCCTGCTTTAAGAAAATTACATCAAGATTTCCCCAAACTTAAAATAGTGTTGGAACACTGCACTACCCTGGACGCAGTGGCATTAATCAGGGAACTCAACAAGGATACGAAGCCAGAAGACGAGGTGTATGTAGCTGGCACAATTACTGCGCACCATTTGTCTTTGACAATCGACAATTGGGCTGGTAATCCAATAAATTTCTGCAAGCCAGTCGCGAAATTGCCCAAGGACAAGCGAGCTTTGGTTGAAGCAGCAACTAGCGGAGAAAGATGGTTTTTCTTTGGGTCTGACTCAGCTCCTCACCCAATCGAGGCCAAGAGCACTCATGTTGGAGTCTGCGCTGGTGTTTATACTCAAAGTCATGCACTTGGCTACCTTGCTGACGTATTCGAAGAActgaacaagttggaaaacttaGTTAAATTTGCAAGTACAAACGGTCTCGGTTTCTATGCGCAACCACAAATTTTGGAACAGGCTGCGAAACTTGACAAACAAAGGGCGTGGGTAGTCAAGAGACCAGTACAGGTACCGGAAGTGATTGCCAACCTGCAATTGAGAGTGGTTCCATTCAGAGCCGGAGAGACATTGAACTGGGCTGTGGAATGGAGATGA
- the GIT2 gene encoding glycerophosphoinositol permease (go_component integral to membrane~go_function transporter activity~go_process transport) — protein sequence MSSRDLPKSFSDLAFGWTRHLDNEITINKSSQELSDRDMQPDEVEKEHKVKMNNLWPAFCSGAGLFSDGYVNNSIGTVSSALKTLYPVEYGQSHAISNVSSIVFVGTVVGQLGFGYISDRIARKGGMMIANVLLILFTLLCAVATWGAHGSVGGMLAALTAFRFFLGIAIGAEYPTASVIASEFANQLPAGKRNRYFCWFTNAMIDLGFVVSAFVPLVLLWIFSPRHLTAVWRLTLGLGVFPPLTLFFLRMKMSNSESFKKMNMNHVKTYPYFLILKFYWFRLTIVSLIWFIYDFSSYSFGIYSSFMIGAIIPDGDLYKTWGWNVVFNLFYMPGAFLGAIAADYFGPRLTIAFGTGMQGVVGFIMAALYPKLKHHVGPFVVVYGIFSTLGEFGPGDNIGLLAAKTSATPIRGQYYGIAAAIGKIGAFVGTYVFPIIIDNAGGSDTDRGNQMPFYVSSALCIFSAILALFFCPSVGQDAINKEDEDFKEFLKANGYDISQLGDDMWCSSYSLSKSR from the exons ATGTCTTCGAGAGATTTGCCAAAATCCTTCAGCGATCTTGCGTTTGGATGGACCAGACACTTGGACAATGAAATTACAATCAATAAGTCCAGCCAAGAGTTGCTGGACAGAGATATGCAACcagatgaagttgaaaaggaaCACAAGGTCAAGATGAACAACTTGTGGCCAGCTTTCTGCTCTGGTGCAGGTCTTTTCTCAGATGGTTACGTTAATAACTCTATCGGTACAGTGTCCAGTGCTTTGAAGACTCTTTATCCTGTCGAGTACGGCCAGTCACATGCAATCTCCAATGTTTCCTCTATTGTTTTCGTTGGTACAGTTGTTGGTCAATTAGGTTTCGGTTACATTTCTGACAGAATTGCTAGAAAGGGTGGAATGATGATCGCCAATGTGTTATTGATCCTCTTCACCTTGTTGTGTGCCGTAGCCACCTGGGGAGCCCATGGTTCTGTCGGGGGAATGCTTGCTGCTTTAACCGctttcagattcttcttgggtATCGCCATTGGTGCTGAGTACCCAACTGCATCAGTCATTGCTTCTGAATTTGCCAATCAATTGCCAGCCGGTAAGAGAAACAGATACTTTTGTTGGTTCACCAACGCCATGATTGACTTAGGTTTCGTCGTCTCTGCCTTTGTTCCATTGGTTCTCTTGTGGATCTTCTCTCCACGTCACTTGACTGCGGTATGGAGATTAACACTCGGTTTGGGTGTCTTCCCTCCTCTTAccctcttcttcttgagaatgaaaatgtctaattctgaatctttcaagaagatgaacatGAATCACGTTAAGACCTACCCATACTTTTTGATTCTTAAGTTTTACTGGTTCAGATTGACCATTGTGTCCTTGATCTGGTTCATCTATGATTTTTCGTCTTACTCTTTTGGTATCTACTCCAGTTTTATGATTGGTGCTATCATTCCAGACGGGGACCTCTACAAGACTTGGGGTTGGAATGTTGTCTTCAACTTATTCTATATGCCAGGTGCTTTCTTGGGTGCCATTGCTGCAGATTACTTTGGTCCACGTTTGACTATTGCTTTTGGAACTGGTATGCAAGGTGTCGTTGGTTTCATTATGGCTGCTTTGTACCCAAAATTGAAGCACCATGTTGGTCcatttgttgttgtctaCGGTATCTTCTCCACTTTGGGTGAATTTGGTCCTGGTGATAACATTGGTTTGTTGGCTGCTAAGACATCTGCTACTCCAATCAGAGGTCAATACTACGGTATTGCAGCTGCTATTGGTAAGATTGGTGCTTTCGTTGGCACATATGTTTTCCCAATCATTATTGACAATGCTGGAGGTTCGGACACTGACAGGGGTAACCAGATGCCATTCTACGTTTCCTCTGCCTTGTGTATTTTCTCTGCTATTTTGgctctcttcttctgtccATCTGTCGGTCAAGATGCAATCAAtaaggaagatgaagacttCAAGGAATTCCTTAAAGCTAACGGTTACGATATCTCCCAATTGGGTGACg ATATG TGGTGTTCTTCATACTCGCTTTCAAAGTCTAGATGA
- the DDP1 gene encoding Diadenosine and Diphosphoinositol Polyphosphate Phosphohydrolase: MSKPSEARVGRDLQRYNEETGARMVAGCICLNESKDKLVMISSSSHEGRWVLPKGGIELDETDDFAVTAARETWEEAGVEGKITKKLPIVLDSRGKKAPVIKGEFDPHVMVPKTEFHFYEMIVDNLGTKWPESHKRDRRWCTYSEAKHELTKSKRPELIEALNFTSIIRDGIDGNEDDY; the protein is encoded by the coding sequence ATGTCAAAACCCTCGGAAGCTAGAGTAGGTAGAGATCTTCAACGTTACAACGAAGAAACGGGGGCTCGTATGGTCGCAGGCTGTATCTGTCTCAATGAATCAAAAGATAAATTGGTTATGATTCTGTCTTCGTCGCATGAAGGAAGGTGGGTTTTACCCAAAGGAGGTATTGAGTTGGACGAAACAGACGATTTTGCTGTAACCGCAGCCAGAGAAACCTGGGAAGAAGCTGGAGTCGAAGGAAAGATCACTAAGAAGCTCCCTATAGTTTTGGATTCTCGTGGAAAAAAAGCTCCTGTTATAAAAGGAGAATTTGATCCCCACGTAATGGTCCCCAAAACAGAGTTTCATTTCTACGAAATGATCGTAGACAATTTGGGAACTAAATGGCCGGAATCACATAAGAGGGACAGAAGGTGGTGTACTTATTCGGAAGCTAAACATGAATTGACTAAGAGTAAAAGACCGGAGTTGATTGAAGCATTGAACTTCACTTCTATCATTAGAGACGGCATCGACggaaatgaagatgattaTTAG
- a CDS encoding predicted protein produces MADVKLQRSLQRFQSKIDGGAFYEAHQTLRTITNRYVKAKQYQEAIDLLYQGSSILSKNKEYASSSDLISYLIQVFVESGVTVADNKDLKLKLIELITHLPDSDPSLNDLAKQALKWSQGKDEKDKFGDVDLHHIFGAKYLNYLKNDNGETIKNDDERQKVFAVTELHLILGTYESLPLYVNYLYQWAQVDTSIDAGLFLSRAVINYAYLKNIKFANEAKDLFLKQLSEDKSGSDTIVEGQTEIVYYEQFPILSFLQLLLVTLGKQNDSSNGQKFVKLYNHYKVTLSAADLLPPVEYLGKLYFGLKLGNATGGSNMLANLMGDFFK; encoded by the coding sequence ATGGCTGACGTCAAATTACAAAGAAGCTTACAACGGTTCCAGAGTAAAATCGACGGTGGTGCCTTCTACGAAGCCCATCAGACATTGAGAACCATCACCAATAGATACGTAAAGGCAAAACAATACCAAGAAGCCATTGACTTGCTTTATCAAGGTTCTTCCATCTTGTCGAAAAACAAAGAATATGCCTCCTCAAGCGATTTGATATCGTACTTGATCCAGGTCTTCGTTGAAAGTGGAGTTACGGTTGCGGACAATAAGGACCTCAAACTTAAGTTAATTGAGTTGATTACCCATTTACCAGATTCAGACCCTAGTTTGAACGACTTAGCCAAACAAGCTCTAAAGTGGTCTCAGGGTAAGGACGAGAAGGACAAGTTTGGTGATGTAGATTTACACCATATCTTTGGTGCCAAGTACttgaactacttgaagaacgaTAACGGAGAAACCATCAAGAATGACGATGAAAGACAAAAGGTATTTGCCGTCACCGAATTACATCTCATCTTGGGAACTTATGAATCATTGCCATTATACGTTAACTATTTGTACCAGTGGGCACAGGTTGATACTTCTATCGATGCTGGTTTGTTTTTAAGTAGAGCAGTCATCAACTACGcttacttgaagaacataaAGTTTGCCAATGAAGCTAAAGACCTTTTTTTAAAACAGTTGTCGGAGGATAAGTCCGGTTCAGATACCATTGTAGAGGGGCAAACAGAAATAGTCTATTATGAACAATTCCCAATTCTTTCattcttgcaattgcttcttgttACTCTTGGAAAACAAAATGATTCATCTAACGGCCAGAAATTCGTCAAGTTGTACAACCATTACAAGGTGACATTGTCGGCAGCTGACCTTCTTCCTCCGGTAGAATACTTAGGTAAGCTCTATTTTGGGTTAAAGCTTGGCAACGCCACTGGCGGGCTGAACATGTTGGCGAATTTGATGggcgatttcttcaagtaa
- a CDS encoding mitochondrial 37S ribosomal protein YMR31, translating to MRALTLHLALPAVPLDEKKDESKEPYIYTMRVSTTLLNRVPLIKFIGGPHLAPKNVSSAVKAHPMAPNGQIPSGAAVSTYFNSNPIEPKEGEFFSRSQLSARFRYKAPKDLEIEDVLSGGADIVY from the exons ATGAG AGCCCTTACATTGCATTTGGCATTACCTGCAGTACCTCTCGATGAAAAAAAGGACGAATCAAAAGAACCGTACA TTTATACGATGAGAGTCTCTACCACTTTATTAAACCGTGTTCCCCTCATCAAGTTTATTGGCGGTCCACATCTTGCCCCAA AGAATGTATCGTCTGCTGTGAAAGCACATCCTATGGCCCCTAACGGCCAGATCCCAAGCGGTGCTGCTGTCAGCACCTACTTCAACAGCAATCCTATTGAGCCAAAGGAAGGGGaattcttctccagatctCAATTGTCTGCTAGATTCAGATACAAGGCTCCTAAAGACcttgagattgaagatgttCTCAGTGGAGGTGCTGATATCGTCTATTAG
- the PRE4 gene encoding B-type subunit of proteasome (go_component proteasome core complex (sensu Eukaryota)~go_function endopeptidase activity~go_process ubiquitin-dependent protein catabolism): MNHDPFQWGRPSNETYGAYNHHIANASVRETDHQSLDNFPKMNTQQPIITGTSVISVKFKDGVILAADNLGSYGSLLRFNNIERLIKVGQETVVGISGDISDLQQIERILDELETTEEVYDSDGGHNLRAPHVHEYLSRVLYNRRSKMNPLWNAIIVGGFNDDRTPFLKYIDLLGVTYGASTLATGFGSHLAVPLLRQLIPNDVDYVNVSEEQARKVVEDCMRVLFYRDARASDKFSLVTIKRSAEEPDTSYTFNFEKELKVENQSWRFAKDIRGYGSQQQ; this comes from the coding sequence ATGAACCACGATCCATTCCAATGGGGAAGACCCAGCAACGAAACATACGGTGCCTACAACCATCATATTGCCAATGCATCTGTTCGTGAGACTGATCACCAGAGCTTGGACAACTTTCCAAAGATGAACACACAACAGCCTATCATCACTGGTACGTCTGTGATCTCcgtcaagttcaaggatGGGGTCATATTGGCTGCTGACAACTTGGGCTCATATGGATCCTTGTTGAGATTCAACAATATCGAAAGATTGATAAAAGTTGGCCAGGAAACAGTTGTTGGCATTTCTGGTGACATCTCGGACTTGCAACAGATCGAGAGAATATTGGACGAGTTGGAAACAACGGAAGAAGTTTACGACAGCGATGGGGGCCACAACTTGAGAGCTCCTCACGTACACGAGTACTTATCGAGAGTATTATACAACAGGAGATCCAAAATGAATCCCTTGTGGAATGCCATTATTGTGGGAGGCTTCAACGATGACAGAACTCCTTTCTTGAAATATATTGACTTGTTAGGAGTTACCTACGGCGCTTCAACGTTGGCTACAGGATTCGGTTCTCATTTGGCGGTGCCTTTGTTGAGACAATTGATTCCGAATGATGTAGACTATGTAAACGTGTCGGAAGAACAAGCAAGAAAAGTGGTAGAAGACTGTATGAGAGTGTTGTTCTACCGTGACGCCAGGGCCTCTGACAAGTTCTCGTTGGTGACAATTAAGAGGTCTGCTGAAGAGCCAGATACATCTTACACATTCAACTTCGAGAAGGAGTTGAAGGTAGAGAACCAGAGCTGGAGATTCGCAAAGGACATCAGAGGTTACGGCAGTCAACAGCAGTAG